A single Micromonospora sp. CCTCC AA 2012012 DNA region contains:
- a CDS encoding glutamate synthase-related protein — MTGVHAPGYPEAAVRDRARQGTAAVFPPVDGYGRQLYGAADAPAGDPSVADDLDAARLVPPIFMPQRLEKLIDLGREPTYDDVELATTIGGFRSPLPVYVSAFGSTRIAQGDAGLAASRQAGRLGIPMVIGENLVPVGGYRRAAGAESPILARLRAYAAQCPPDLGGVVVQQSTEDADSEVWNLVYSDPSVRDLVDSGRLAFELKTGQGAKPGLGGMTVVDAADARRLADRFAVRDVLGADAWLRCATPGTFTEEILRQQVRFMRNNFPRARVWVKFHPGRDVAHAAATAWRAGADAVTVDGAQAGTGWAPRAFLGQVGLPLGECLRRIGRPDGCLLASGRIWEGGRAVRALAAGATAVGLGRAALLAVDTDADAGLVRLVEALALEARLLISALGRYTADALTPDDLWWPGADAVAVPENHPAPIGGRA; from the coding sequence GTGACCGGCGTGCACGCCCCGGGCTATCCCGAGGCGGCGGTCCGCGACCGGGCCCGGCAGGGCACCGCCGCGGTCTTCCCCCCGGTCGACGGCTACGGCCGGCAGCTCTACGGGGCCGCCGACGCCCCCGCCGGTGACCCGTCGGTCGCCGACGACCTGGACGCCGCCCGCCTCGTCCCCCCGATCTTCATGCCGCAGCGGCTGGAGAAGCTGATCGACCTCGGCCGCGAACCCACCTACGACGACGTGGAGCTGGCCACCACCATCGGCGGGTTCCGCTCGCCGCTGCCGGTCTACGTCTCGGCGTTCGGTTCGACCCGGATCGCCCAGGGCGACGCCGGGCTGGCCGCCAGCCGACAGGCCGGCCGCCTCGGCATCCCGATGGTGATCGGCGAGAACCTGGTGCCGGTCGGCGGCTACCGCCGCGCCGCCGGTGCCGAGTCGCCGATCCTGGCCCGCCTGCGGGCGTACGCCGCGCAGTGCCCGCCCGACCTCGGTGGGGTGGTGGTGCAGCAGAGCACCGAGGACGCCGACTCGGAGGTGTGGAACCTGGTCTACAGCGACCCGTCCGTGCGTGACCTCGTGGACTCCGGCCGGCTGGCGTTCGAGCTGAAGACCGGCCAGGGCGCCAAGCCCGGCCTCGGCGGGATGACCGTGGTCGACGCCGCCGACGCCCGGCGCCTGGCCGACCGGTTCGCCGTCCGGGACGTGCTCGGCGCGGACGCCTGGCTGCGCTGCGCCACCCCCGGCACCTTCACCGAGGAGATCCTGCGCCAGCAGGTGCGCTTCATGCGCAACAACTTCCCGCGTGCCCGGGTGTGGGTGAAGTTCCACCCCGGTCGGGACGTCGCGCACGCCGCCGCCACCGCCTGGCGGGCCGGCGCGGACGCGGTCACCGTCGACGGCGCGCAGGCCGGCACCGGTTGGGCGCCCCGGGCGTTCCTCGGCCAGGTCGGGCTGCCGCTCGGCGAGTGCCTGCGCCGCATCGGCCGCCCCGACGGGTGTCTGCTGGCGTCGGGCCGGATCTGGGAGGGCGGTCGGGCCGTCCGCGCCCTCGCGGCCGGCGCCACCGCCGTCGGGCTGGGCCGTGCCGCGCTGCTGGCCGTCGACACCGACGCCGACGCCGGCCTGGTCCGGCTGGTCGAGGCCCTGGCGCTGGAGGCCCGCCTGCTGATCAGCGCGCTCGGCCGCTACACCGCCGACGCGCTCACCCCCGACGACCTGTGGTGGCCCGGCGCCGACGCCGTGGCCGTACCGGAGAACCACCCCGCACCGATCGGAGGCCGGGCATGA
- a CDS encoding methylaspartate mutase has protein sequence MTAPTGRPASPFGRFVADAAAAGRLVVQPRMGFSDLRRMRAGLERTRFAAATTVGTVTIDSYTRVGAHAAAHRALTEGVPLNGYPIVAYPVATTRALLDGVHDDSFPVQVRHGSSRPEPIIRALVAAGLHATEGGPVSYCLPYGRTPLGESVRNWAHACELLAELAPGTAHLESFGGCLLGQLCPPGLLVAISLLEGIFFARHGITSVSLSYAQQTDPGQDLEAVRALRRLAAEFLPAQVDRHVVLYTYMGAFPTSPRGARRLLAASAEMAVRAGAERLIVKTVAEAHRIPTVEENVRALETAAATAGVTEPYAGEPVDTGVYAEARALVEAVLDLHDDPGEALHAAFRRGHLDVPYCLHPDNAGRSRSWIDDAGRLRWSAVGRMPIPTPPPGPDRPAMTSTRLLSALHTVARRYDQ, from the coding sequence ATGACCGCGCCGACCGGGCGGCCGGCGAGCCCCTTCGGCCGGTTCGTCGCCGACGCCGCCGCCGCCGGGCGGCTGGTCGTGCAGCCCCGGATGGGCTTCAGCGACCTGCGCCGGATGCGCGCCGGGCTGGAACGGACCAGGTTCGCCGCGGCCACCACGGTCGGCACCGTCACCATCGACAGCTACACCCGGGTCGGCGCCCACGCCGCCGCCCACCGGGCCCTCACCGAGGGCGTCCCGCTCAACGGCTACCCGATCGTGGCGTATCCGGTGGCGACCACCCGCGCGCTGCTGGACGGGGTGCACGACGACTCCTTCCCGGTGCAGGTGCGCCACGGGTCGTCCCGGCCGGAACCGATCATCCGGGCGCTGGTCGCCGCCGGCCTGCACGCCACCGAGGGCGGCCCGGTCTCCTACTGCCTGCCGTACGGGCGCACCCCGCTGGGCGAGTCGGTCCGCAACTGGGCGCACGCCTGCGAGCTGCTGGCCGAGCTGGCCCCGGGCACCGCACACCTGGAGAGCTTCGGTGGCTGCCTGCTCGGCCAGCTCTGCCCACCCGGGCTGCTGGTCGCGATCAGCCTCCTGGAGGGGATCTTCTTCGCCCGGCACGGGATCACCAGCGTCTCGCTGAGCTACGCCCAGCAGACCGACCCCGGCCAGGACCTGGAGGCCGTCCGCGCGCTGCGCCGGCTGGCCGCCGAGTTCCTGCCGGCGCAGGTGGACCGGCACGTCGTGCTCTACACCTACATGGGCGCCTTCCCCACCTCGCCGCGCGGCGCGCGCCGACTGCTGGCGGCCTCCGCCGAAATGGCGGTCCGCGCCGGGGCGGAACGGCTGATCGTCAAGACGGTCGCCGAGGCGCACCGGATCCCTACCGTGGAGGAGAACGTCCGGGCCCTGGAGACGGCCGCCGCGACGGCGGGCGTCACCGAGCCGTACGCGGGCGAGCCCGTCGACACCGGCGTGTACGCGGAGGCGCGGGCCCTCGTCGAGGCGGTGCTCGACCTGCACGACGACCCGGGCGAGGCGCTGCACGCGGCGTTCCGCCGGGGCCACCTCGACGTGCCGTACTGCCTGCATCCGGACAACGCCGGCCGGTCCCGAAGCTGGATCGACGACGCCGGCCGGCTGCGCTGGTCGGCGGTGGGCCGGATGCCCATCCCCACGCCCCCGCCGGGCCCCGACCGACCGGCGATGACTTCGACGCGACTGCTGTCCGCCCTGCACACCGTGGCGCGCAGGTACGACCAATGA
- a CDS encoding asparagine synthetase A translates to MHQTDHQPAVTGAGPRPGPLGEHLVAPATRAAMAVQQEALYAAREFLRGRGFTELLPPLIGPVTDPGGRGAKALDVDYYGHPYKLMTSAILYKQASLRGFGKLFYIAPNVRVEPPETAGTGRHLVEFHQIDVECAGATRDDAMEIAAGLLTHVVRHVLDAVPDVLGGLGRDPLAFTELLTGKFDTCTHAEAVDRLRGGGHPQSADAEIDWVGEETLSREADRPFFVTDYPKGSRGFYDREDPARPGVLRNFDLIAHGGYGELVSGSERESDYATIVTRMRESGENPAKYDWYLKLARDGIPASAGFGMGVQRLVRFLTGLDALWQVSAYPKLPGVVAP, encoded by the coding sequence ATGCACCAGACCGACCACCAGCCGGCGGTGACCGGGGCCGGACCCCGACCTGGACCGCTCGGCGAGCACCTGGTCGCTCCGGCGACCCGGGCCGCCATGGCGGTGCAGCAGGAGGCGCTGTACGCGGCGCGGGAGTTCCTGCGCGGCCGTGGCTTCACCGAACTCCTGCCGCCGCTGATCGGCCCGGTGACCGACCCGGGCGGGCGGGGCGCCAAGGCCCTCGACGTCGACTACTACGGCCACCCGTACAAGCTGATGACCAGCGCGATCCTCTACAAGCAGGCGTCGCTGCGCGGCTTCGGCAAGCTCTTCTACATCGCCCCGAACGTGCGGGTCGAGCCGCCGGAGACCGCCGGCACCGGCCGGCACCTGGTGGAGTTCCACCAGATCGACGTGGAGTGCGCCGGGGCCACCCGGGACGACGCCATGGAGATCGCCGCCGGGCTGCTCACCCACGTCGTGCGGCACGTGCTGGACGCCGTGCCGGACGTCCTCGGCGGGCTGGGCCGCGACCCGCTGGCCTTCACCGAGCTGCTCACCGGCAAGTTCGACACCTGCACCCACGCCGAGGCGGTCGACCGGCTGCGCGGCGGCGGCCACCCGCAGAGCGCCGACGCCGAGATCGACTGGGTGGGGGAGGAGACCCTGTCCCGGGAGGCGGACCGGCCGTTCTTCGTCACCGACTACCCGAAGGGCTCGCGCGGCTTCTACGACCGGGAGGACCCGGCCCGCCCCGGCGTGCTGCGCAACTTCGACCTGATTGCGCACGGCGGCTACGGCGAGCTGGTCAGCGGCAGCGAACGCGAGTCCGACTACGCCACCATCGTCACCCGGATGCGGGAGAGCGGCGAGAACCCGGCCAAGTACGACTGGTACCTGAAGCTGGCCCGCGACGGCATCCCGGCCAGCGCCGGGTTCGGCATGGGGGTGCAGCGGCTGGTCCGCTTCCTCACCGGCCTGGACGCGTTGTGGCAGGTCAGCGCGTACCCGAAGCTGCCCGGGGTGGTGGCCCCGTGA
- a CDS encoding beta-ketoacyl-[acyl-carrier-protein] synthase family protein: MPVLRRLGEPTGPAAPGDAAGPALERIVPFTFTDPAPPPDPADMTPFIDHMESLYGRFTDLSWLTGGTVVSYHDMVRAVVRELGPALTDVDLVITVDASPDCRHQSFPGALLAELLPGEPLMMGISEQGVAGPFTALRVAHHQLRTGGARRALVLVMEQSTLPPDDAAVRPTRDVAVALLLGGSGGVAVDAPTLTVTRTDAVAGPAVDADLLVAGAHVDDLPAGVPVRRAEPGHPCAGVWLALAELLATAPAGGRVLVVDRDPVLPYRCAVTLTVPATGQPGASAHTAARGRPTVARPGGHHPTPASPGAEGGGRPRRTRELVR; the protein is encoded by the coding sequence GTGCCGGTCCTGCGGCGGCTCGGGGAGCCCACCGGTCCGGCCGCGCCAGGTGACGCGGCCGGACCGGCCCTCGAACGCATCGTCCCGTTCACCTTCACCGACCCGGCGCCCCCGCCGGACCCGGCCGACATGACGCCCTTCATCGACCACATGGAGTCGCTCTACGGCCGGTTCACCGACCTGTCCTGGCTGACCGGCGGCACCGTGGTCAGCTACCACGACATGGTCCGCGCCGTGGTCCGGGAACTCGGGCCGGCGCTCACCGACGTCGACCTGGTGATCACGGTCGACGCCAGCCCGGACTGCCGGCACCAGAGCTTCCCTGGTGCGCTGCTGGCCGAGCTGCTGCCCGGCGAACCGCTCATGATGGGCATCTCCGAGCAGGGCGTGGCCGGCCCGTTCACCGCGCTGCGGGTGGCCCACCACCAGCTGCGTACCGGCGGTGCCCGGCGGGCCCTGGTCCTGGTCATGGAGCAGTCCACACTGCCCCCGGACGACGCCGCGGTCCGCCCGACCCGGGACGTCGCGGTGGCGCTGCTGCTCGGCGGGTCCGGCGGGGTCGCCGTCGACGCGCCGACCCTGACGGTGACCCGGACCGACGCCGTCGCCGGGCCGGCGGTCGACGCGGACCTGCTCGTCGCCGGCGCGCACGTCGACGACCTGCCGGCCGGGGTGCCGGTGCGGCGGGCCGAACCCGGACACCCCTGCGCGGGGGTGTGGCTCGCCCTGGCGGAGCTGCTCGCCACCGCACCGGCGGGCGGCCGGGTGCTGGTCGTCGACCGGGACCCGGTGCTGCCGTACCGGTGCGCGGTCACGCTCACCGTGCCGGCCACCGGCCAGCCCGGCGCGTCGGCGCACACCGCCGCGCGCGGCCGGCCCACCGTCGCCCGCCCCGGCGGCCACCACCCCACCCCCGCGTCGCCGGGCGCCGAGGGCGGGGGCCGACCCCGTCGTACGAGGGAGCTGGTCCGATGA
- a CDS encoding alanine racemase: protein MSESTEVGGVPVTELVERFGTPLYVYDGGTIAAQYRGLRDRLHPAVEMFYSLKANPNISVCALLHSLGARAEVSSLTELVTAQRAGVPADQIMFLGPGKSHYEITACLKEEITLICESLGELALIDELAEGLATTARVVLRVNPSFAVKGSGLTMGGKPRQFGIDEATLWDSPDLADRHRNVRLCGFQAYMGTRFLTEDMIVENTTRILELAERLGDRLGVPLDVVDVGGGLGVAYFPGERDLDVAVLADQLNPVFAGFHERHPDTRLVMELGRYLVGHSGTYAVQVRYVKESMGERFAVADGGTNHHMAAVGIGSFVKRNFPMRLLNRDSAAAPAKWNVTGPLCTPNDTIGKGVELPADLRPGDVVGVERSGAYGPTASPVHFLSHGYPAEVLVHEGQPRLIRTRDDVDSMLAAQILHDFR, encoded by the coding sequence ATGTCTGAGTCGACCGAGGTGGGCGGCGTTCCGGTCACCGAGCTGGTGGAGCGCTTCGGCACCCCGCTGTACGTCTACGACGGCGGCACGATCGCCGCCCAGTACCGGGGCCTGCGCGACCGGCTGCACCCGGCGGTGGAGATGTTCTACTCGCTGAAGGCCAACCCGAACATCAGCGTCTGCGCCCTGCTGCACTCGCTGGGCGCCCGCGCCGAGGTCTCCTCGCTGACCGAGCTGGTCACCGCGCAGCGCGCCGGCGTACCGGCCGACCAGATCATGTTCCTCGGCCCCGGCAAGAGCCACTACGAGATCACCGCCTGCCTCAAGGAGGAGATCACCCTCATCTGCGAGTCCCTCGGCGAGCTGGCGCTCATCGACGAGCTGGCCGAGGGCCTGGCCACCACCGCCCGGGTGGTGCTGCGGGTCAACCCGAGCTTCGCGGTGAAGGGCAGCGGCCTCACCATGGGCGGCAAGCCCCGCCAGTTCGGCATCGACGAGGCGACCCTGTGGGACAGCCCCGACCTCGCCGACCGGCACCGCAACGTCCGGCTCTGCGGCTTCCAGGCGTACATGGGCACCCGGTTCCTCACCGAGGACATGATCGTCGAGAACACCACCCGGATCCTGGAGCTGGCCGAGCGGCTCGGCGACCGACTGGGCGTGCCGCTGGACGTGGTCGACGTCGGCGGTGGCCTCGGGGTGGCGTACTTCCCGGGCGAGCGGGACCTGGACGTGGCCGTCCTGGCCGACCAGCTCAACCCGGTCTTCGCCGGCTTCCACGAGCGGCACCCGGACACCCGCCTGGTGATGGAGCTGGGCCGCTACCTGGTCGGCCACAGCGGCACCTACGCCGTCCAGGTCCGCTACGTCAAGGAGTCGATGGGCGAGCGGTTCGCCGTCGCCGACGGCGGCACCAACCACCACATGGCCGCGGTGGGCATCGGCTCCTTCGTCAAGCGCAACTTCCCGATGCGGCTGCTCAACCGGGACAGCGCCGCCGCGCCGGCGAAGTGGAACGTCACCGGCCCGCTCTGCACCCCCAACGACACCATCGGCAAGGGCGTCGAACTCCCCGCCGACCTGCGCCCCGGCGACGTCGTCGGGGTCGAGCGCTCCGGCGCGTACGGGCCGACCGCCTCGCCGGTGCACTTCCTCAGCCACGGCTACCCGGCCGAGGTGCTGGTCCACGAGGGCCAGCCGCGCCTGATCCGGACCCGCGACGACGTCGACAGCATGCTCGCCGCCCAGATCCTGCACGACTTCCGCTGA
- a CDS encoding acyl-CoA dehydrogenase family protein, which translates to MTTEFLTELRALARTYAEPLRATAVALDRDPGLFRTVLDGALPWRQLVGLPAEHNPDPVRVQGRPVLLDTCVEQVVVLEELARADAGAVLALPGPSMSGFVIAELADDAQRERYWSTVAAGPTWTFFGMTEPTHGSDPGSMGTTLRPDGDGLRLTGTKRYVGNAARARIGVVFARRNAGPLGVVAVLVDTDRPGFVAEPLPTLGLRGLQLSEIRMTDVPVDAADVLGRHRSATRQGMWAATRTFNRYRPVVSCFALGVAQAAYDLVVTERRRYRADERHLLADWAQRLVGTRALVLAAARAADRDPGDGTLASAAKIRATRLAEEITTTAVRLLGPGARWEHPLLDKLVRDARAFEFMEGTGNIQRLTLAQGYLQGRLGDARAA; encoded by the coding sequence ATGACCACCGAGTTCCTCACCGAGCTGCGCGCGCTGGCCCGCACGTACGCCGAACCGCTGCGCGCCACCGCCGTGGCGCTCGACCGCGACCCCGGTCTGTTCCGGACCGTGCTCGACGGCGCGCTGCCGTGGCGGCAGCTCGTCGGCCTGCCCGCCGAGCACAACCCCGACCCGGTACGCGTCCAGGGCCGACCCGTCCTGTTGGACACCTGCGTCGAGCAGGTGGTGGTGCTGGAGGAGTTGGCCAGGGCCGACGCCGGTGCCGTGCTGGCCCTGCCGGGCCCGTCGATGTCCGGCTTCGTCATCGCCGAACTCGCCGACGACGCGCAGCGCGAGCGCTACTGGTCGACCGTCGCCGCCGGTCCCACCTGGACGTTCTTCGGCATGACGGAGCCGACGCACGGCTCCGACCCGGGCAGCATGGGCACCACCCTGCGACCCGACGGCGACGGCCTGCGCCTCACCGGCACGAAGCGGTACGTCGGCAACGCCGCCCGCGCCCGGATCGGTGTCGTCTTCGCCCGCCGCAACGCCGGCCCGCTCGGCGTGGTGGCGGTGCTCGTCGACACCGACCGGCCCGGCTTCGTCGCCGAGCCGCTGCCCACCCTCGGGCTGCGCGGGCTGCAACTGAGTGAGATCCGGATGACCGACGTGCCGGTCGACGCCGCCGACGTGCTCGGCCGGCACCGCTCCGCCACCCGGCAGGGCATGTGGGCGGCCACCCGCACCTTCAACCGCTACCGCCCGGTGGTGTCCTGCTTCGCCCTCGGCGTCGCCCAGGCCGCGTACGACCTCGTGGTCACCGAGCGTCGCCGGTACCGGGCCGACGAGCGGCACCTGCTCGCCGACTGGGCGCAGCGGCTCGTCGGCACCCGCGCCCTGGTGCTGGCCGCCGCCCGGGCCGCCGACCGGGACCCGGGCGACGGCACCCTCGCCTCGGCCGCGAAGATCCGGGCCACCCGGCTCGCCGAGGAGATCACCACCACCGCGGTACGGCTGCTCGGGCCGGGCGCGCGCTGGGAGCACCCGCTGCTGGACAAGCTGGTCCGCGACGCGCGGGCCTTCGAGTTCATGGAGGGCACCGGCAACATCCAGCGGCTCACCCTGGCCCAGGGCTATCTGCAGGGACGGCTCGGCGATGCCCGGGCGGCGTGA
- a CDS encoding 4'-phosphopantetheinyl transferase family protein — translation MPGRREPARVGSRAGPGVLGDPGPWPGFGPTADPGPPPGADIWHIVLDVDPETAGPVAALLDADERRRAHSLRDERAAQRFVVAHGAVRTVLGRYLGTAGYALRWARGPNGKPCFDGAWRDWQWSLSRSGGHALLAVCLTDPVGVDLEEIRAGTPALALATRFLPADEAAAVAGQADPVSRSAAYHRLLSRKEACVKASGGRFLEGLRLRVLVPGGVEGAGAFAGQRWTLRDLPAPPGFVATLATTGDRAGRLRMFEWDWRPYRGGEGAGGLPGQPPGERPWATYRSAQGSPVPPSEPRGSR, via the coding sequence ATGCCCGGGCGGCGTGAACCGGCGCGGGTCGGCAGCCGGGCCGGCCCGGGGGTGCTGGGGGATCCCGGCCCGTGGCCCGGGTTCGGGCCGACCGCCGACCCGGGACCGCCACCGGGGGCCGACATCTGGCACATCGTGCTCGACGTCGACCCGGAGACCGCCGGTCCGGTCGCCGCGCTGCTCGACGCCGACGAGCGGCGTCGGGCGCACAGCCTGCGCGACGAGCGGGCCGCGCAGCGGTTCGTGGTGGCGCACGGTGCGGTCCGGACGGTGCTCGGCCGCTACCTCGGCACCGCCGGCTACGCGCTGCGCTGGGCGCGCGGTCCCAACGGCAAGCCCTGCTTCGACGGGGCGTGGCGGGACTGGCAGTGGAGCCTGAGCCGCTCCGGCGGGCACGCCCTGCTCGCGGTCTGCCTGACCGACCCGGTCGGGGTGGACCTGGAGGAGATCCGCGCCGGCACCCCGGCGTTGGCGCTGGCCACCCGCTTCCTCCCGGCCGACGAGGCGGCCGCGGTGGCCGGGCAAGCCGACCCGGTCAGCCGCAGCGCCGCGTACCACCGGTTGCTGTCCCGGAAGGAGGCGTGCGTGAAGGCCAGCGGCGGGCGGTTCCTGGAGGGGCTGCGGCTGCGGGTGCTGGTGCCCGGCGGCGTCGAGGGGGCCGGCGCCTTCGCCGGACAGCGCTGGACGCTGCGCGACCTGCCCGCGCCGCCCGGTTTCGTCGCCACCCTGGCCACCACGGGCGACCGGGCCGGGCGGCTGCGGATGTTCGAGTGGGACTGGCGGCCGTACCGGGGTGGTGAAGGTGCCGGTGGGCTGCCCGGTCAACCGCCGGGGGAGCGCCCCTGGGCCACCTACCGTTCGGCACAGGGCAGTCCGGTGCCGCCCAGCGAGCCGAGGGGGAGCCGATGA
- a CDS encoding 3-oxoacyl-[acyl-carrier-protein] synthase III C-terminal domain-containing protein, which produces MTALLDVGCHLPDLSVDVGDVCAAVDADPRLLWTFRRFYGLESVRRAPDQDLRDLMSAAVAGLTALRGNEHRVRYVILARTVTTASRAGETPVEDVCAALGLPNAVAFTLTQHACATGLLAVDLAGQLLAGDGDPDALALVLTGEKVFNPILEIIPESTVMGESTAACLVSTTGERDRLLGYATRTLGAYAEQFPPYPLDPRFLKDHNEVLAEVIRDATRAAGVGVDDLALILPHNVNRLSWSWTCRLLEVPLDRVLLDNVPVTGHCFTADPFINYVHARDSGRLRPGDLYLMASVGLGATFSAAVLRH; this is translated from the coding sequence ATGACCGCGCTGCTGGACGTCGGGTGCCACCTGCCCGACCTGAGCGTCGACGTCGGTGACGTCTGCGCCGCCGTCGACGCCGATCCCCGGCTGCTGTGGACCTTCCGCCGCTTCTACGGCCTGGAGTCGGTGCGCCGCGCCCCCGACCAGGATCTGCGCGACCTGATGAGCGCGGCGGTGGCGGGCCTGACGGCGCTGCGCGGCAACGAGCACCGGGTCCGCTACGTGATCCTCGCCCGCACCGTCACCACCGCCAGCCGCGCCGGGGAGACGCCGGTGGAGGACGTCTGCGCCGCGCTCGGCCTGCCGAACGCGGTGGCGTTCACCCTCACCCAGCACGCCTGCGCCACCGGGCTGCTCGCCGTGGACCTGGCCGGGCAGCTCCTCGCCGGGGACGGCGACCCGGACGCGCTGGCGCTGGTGCTCACCGGGGAGAAGGTCTTCAACCCGATCCTGGAGATCATTCCGGAGAGCACCGTGATGGGGGAGTCCACCGCCGCCTGCCTGGTCTCCACGACCGGCGAGCGGGACCGGCTGCTCGGCTACGCCACCCGCACCCTCGGCGCGTACGCCGAGCAGTTCCCGCCGTACCCGCTGGACCCGCGGTTCCTCAAGGACCACAACGAGGTGCTCGCCGAGGTGATCCGGGACGCCACCCGGGCCGCCGGGGTGGGCGTCGACGACCTGGCGCTGATCCTGCCGCACAACGTCAACCGGCTCTCCTGGTCCTGGACGTGCCGCCTGCTGGAGGTGCCGCTGGACCGGGTTCTCCTGGACAACGTCCCGGTCACCGGGCACTGCTTCACCGCCGACCCGTTCATCAACTACGTGCACGCCCGCGACTCCGGGCGGCTGCGCCCGGGCGACCTCTATCTGATGGCGTCCGTCGGGCTCGGCGCGACCTTCTCCGCCGCCGTCCTGCGTCACTGA
- a CDS encoding acyl carrier protein yields the protein MTVTAHDTGRQQIVSAIVTALEEVLGQELTDVTEQTRLFDDLSLDSTSVLGLLMALEDALDMQVDPEGLEQSHLETVGSLAAFIAESR from the coding sequence ATGACCGTCACCGCCCACGACACCGGCCGCCAGCAGATCGTCTCCGCGATCGTCACCGCCCTCGAGGAGGTGCTGGGCCAGGAGCTCACCGACGTCACCGAGCAGACCCGGCTCTTCGACGACCTGAGCCTCGACTCGACCAGCGTGCTCGGCCTGCTGATGGCCCTGGAGGACGCGCTGGACATGCAGGTCGACCCGGAGGGGCTGGAGCAGTCCCACCTGGAGACCGTCGGCTCGCTCGCCGCCTTCATCGCCGAGAGCCGCTGA
- a CDS encoding preATP grasp domain-containing protein, with product MSPPSFLAGVKSACTGDATTPFVLLGNFEVEDEWARDEVGLPSVGGRASTAIVNRMDEFAVLLAGADDHVVLKSAPDPDYLAWLDALGVPLPRILVTDTADPAATVTVDALRSPRLLTALRALADQGAHLLPHGMSTLEAQLCERTGLTPALPAVPLVKAVNSKIYSRRVAAGLGLPQAVGWECETVAEFAAAAAEAARSVAAGRRVGVKDAYGVSGKGIVVVDDPRRLDQLVRMVTRRAEKTGDQRIALVIEEWADKALDLNYHFTVGRDGAVRFDFVKEALTEHGVHKGHRIPARISAAHTAQLVDTADRLGARLAADGFHGVVGVDAITTTDGGLLPVLEINARNNMSTYQTALQERFMGPGSVALARQYDLTLTGPVSFAALADQLGDLLFDAGRGTGLLVNNFATVNAAAPPPDDPRPYAGRLYGLLLATGEQELADLDRAIVATVRKETVHV from the coding sequence ATGTCACCCCCGAGCTTCCTCGCCGGCGTCAAGAGCGCCTGCACCGGCGACGCCACCACCCCGTTCGTGCTGCTCGGCAACTTCGAGGTCGAGGACGAGTGGGCCCGGGACGAGGTGGGCCTGCCGAGCGTCGGCGGTCGCGCCTCCACCGCGATCGTCAACCGGATGGACGAGTTCGCCGTGCTGCTCGCCGGTGCGGACGACCACGTCGTGCTGAAGTCCGCCCCCGATCCCGACTACCTGGCCTGGCTCGACGCCCTGGGCGTGCCGCTGCCGCGGATCCTGGTCACCGACACCGCCGACCCGGCCGCCACGGTCACCGTGGACGCGCTGCGCTCGCCGCGGCTGCTGACCGCGCTGCGGGCGCTCGCCGACCAGGGCGCGCACCTGCTGCCGCACGGCATGTCCACGCTGGAGGCCCAGCTCTGCGAGCGGACCGGGCTCACCCCGGCGCTGCCGGCGGTGCCGCTGGTCAAGGCGGTCAACAGCAAGATCTACAGCCGGCGGGTCGCCGCCGGACTGGGGCTGCCGCAGGCCGTCGGTTGGGAGTGCGAGACCGTCGCCGAGTTCGCCGCCGCGGCGGCCGAGGCCGCCCGGTCCGTCGCCGCCGGGCGCCGGGTGGGGGTCAAGGACGCGTACGGGGTCTCCGGCAAGGGCATCGTCGTGGTCGACGACCCGCGCCGGCTCGACCAGCTCGTCCGGATGGTCACCCGCCGGGCCGAGAAGACCGGCGACCAGCGGATCGCCCTGGTCATCGAGGAGTGGGCGGACAAGGCCCTCGACCTGAACTACCACTTCACCGTCGGCCGGGACGGCGCCGTCCGGTTCGACTTCGTCAAGGAGGCGCTGACCGAGCACGGGGTGCACAAGGGACACCGCATCCCGGCCCGGATCTCCGCCGCGCACACCGCCCAGCTCGTCGACACCGCCGACCGGCTCGGCGCCCGGCTCGCCGCCGACGGCTTTCACGGCGTGGTCGGCGTGGACGCCATCACCACCACCGACGGCGGCCTGCTGCCGGTGCTGGAGATCAACGCCCGGAACAACATGTCGACCTACCAGACCGCGCTCCAGGAACGCTTCATGGGCCCCGGCAGCGTCGCCCTGGCCCGCCAGTACGACCTGACCCTCACCGGCCCGGTCAGCTTCGCCGCCCTGGCCGACCAGCTCGGTGACCTGCTCTTCGACGCCGGGCGCGGCACCGGCCTGCTGGTGAACAACTTCGCCACCGTCAACGCCGCGGCACCCCCGCCCGACGACCCCCGCCCGTACGCCGGGCGCCTCTACGGCCTGCTACTGGCCACCGGTGAGCAGGAGCTGGCCGACCTCGACCGCGCCATCGTGGCGACCGTCCGGAAGGAGACCGTCCATGTCTGA